A region from the Pseudomonas cucumis genome encodes:
- a CDS encoding motility associated factor glycosyltransferase family protein, whose amino-acid sequence MSEFFERNAEVIQRRWPLLSARLLVEDASLLRADLVEGLGSTLSINGIQLTSRHDRTREARLQADSLPVDSPVVHVYGTGLGDLQIELLQRAGLERLYVHILNGAVFALVLQLLDQQQWLSDPRVELLYAGDLAEIQLPFFALPAEQVLADDFNAKIRDRLISEIHLSFNNREFCSDDPQIIERLQISLPLLRNDRDVAELFATQVGRDIYVIATGPSLEQHFQQMREIREQTPRPLFICVDTAYRPLLEQGIKPDVVVTLDVKITARHLPAQDSAGTRLVYFPMTDCSVLEAWQGTRYVGYSASPIYSQVRQQIPRAELFVGGSVIHPAIDLAVKMGSTCITLFGADFAFPMNKTHAGWKDGDLGPQLGVARHWVLDGNGQRIKTQLNFRSYLCEVERYIAGHPQVRFFNSSRAGAMIAGTAFNSEFVQ is encoded by the coding sequence ATGAGCGAGTTCTTTGAGCGCAATGCCGAGGTCATACAGCGCCGCTGGCCGCTGCTGTCTGCGCGGTTGCTGGTTGAAGACGCGAGCCTGTTGCGGGCTGATCTGGTCGAAGGCCTGGGCTCGACGTTGAGCATCAACGGCATCCAGCTGACCAGTCGTCACGACCGCACCCGCGAAGCCAGGCTTCAGGCCGACAGCCTGCCAGTCGACAGCCCCGTGGTGCATGTCTACGGCACCGGGCTTGGCGATCTGCAGATAGAGCTACTGCAGCGCGCCGGGCTTGAGCGTTTATACGTGCACATCCTCAACGGTGCGGTGTTTGCGCTGGTGCTGCAACTGCTCGATCAACAGCAGTGGCTCAGCGATCCGCGAGTCGAATTGCTGTATGCCGGCGATCTGGCAGAAATCCAGCTGCCGTTCTTCGCGTTGCCGGCTGAACAGGTGCTGGCCGATGACTTCAATGCGAAGATCCGTGACCGCTTGATCAGCGAAATACATTTGAGCTTCAACAATCGTGAGTTCTGCTCCGATGATCCGCAGATCATCGAACGTTTGCAGATCAGTCTTCCTTTGCTGCGAAATGATCGAGACGTCGCTGAATTGTTTGCGACCCAAGTGGGTCGGGATATCTATGTCATCGCGACAGGTCCTAGCCTGGAGCAGCATTTTCAACAAATGCGGGAAATCCGCGAGCAAACCCCGAGGCCCTTGTTCATTTGTGTCGACACCGCCTATCGACCATTGTTGGAGCAGGGCATCAAACCTGATGTGGTAGTCACCCTCGATGTGAAAATCACCGCACGTCATTTGCCTGCGCAAGACTCTGCTGGTACCCGGCTGGTCTACTTTCCTATGACCGACTGCTCAGTGCTTGAGGCCTGGCAGGGCACTCGTTATGTTGGCTATTCCGCCAGTCCGATCTACAGCCAGGTGCGGCAGCAGATTCCGCGGGCCGAGTTGTTTGTCGGCGGCAGCGTGATTCATCCGGCAATCGACCTGGCGGTCAAGATGGGCAGCACCTGCATTACCCTGTTCGGGGCCGACTTTGCCTTCCCGATGAACAAGACCCACGCCGGCTGGAAGGACGGCGATCTGGGGCCTCAATTGGGAGTCGCCAGGCATTGGGTGCTGGACGGCAATGGGCAGCGCATCAAGACACAACTCAACTTCCGCAGCTATCTGTGCGAGGTGGAGCGCTACATCGCTGGCCACCCTCAGGTGCGTTTCTTCAACAGCAGCCGGGCGGGCGCCATGATCGCCGGCACCGCTTTCAATTCAGAGTTTGTGCAATGA
- a CDS encoding flagellin domain-containing protein gives MALTVNTNTTSLTVQKNLNRASDALSTSMTRLSSGLRINSAKDDAAGMQIATKLQTMITGSAVAIKNANDGVSITQTAEGALAESTNILQRMRELALQATNDSNSTSERAALNKEFAAKSDELTRIATSTTFGTNKHLLDGSAGTMQFQVGAMTGADQQISVVMSSSFAASALGVDTGTIAISGTTDAAAHTASLAAIDAIDTALQTINDTRADLGAVQNRFQSTTNNLQNMAENSTAAQGRIQDTDFAAETAQLTKQQTLQQASTAVLAQANQLPSAVLKLLQ, from the coding sequence ATGGCTTTGACTGTAAACACCAACACCACTTCGCTGACCGTTCAGAAGAACCTGAACCGTGCTTCCGACGCGCTGAGCACTTCGATGACTCGCCTGTCTTCCGGCCTGCGTATCAACAGCGCTAAAGACGACGCCGCTGGCATGCAGATCGCTACCAAACTGCAAACCATGATCACCGGTTCTGCCGTAGCGATCAAAAACGCCAACGACGGTGTTTCGATCACTCAGACCGCTGAAGGCGCACTGGCTGAATCGACCAACATTCTGCAGCGTATGCGTGAACTGGCTCTGCAAGCCACGAACGACTCGAACAGCACCTCTGAACGTGCCGCTCTGAACAAGGAATTCGCTGCGAAGTCCGACGAGCTGACTCGTATCGCTACCTCCACCACTTTCGGCACCAACAAGCACCTGCTGGACGGCTCGGCCGGCACCATGCAGTTCCAGGTTGGCGCAATGACTGGTGCAGACCAGCAGATCAGCGTTGTAATGAGCAGCAGCTTCGCTGCAAGTGCTCTGGGTGTTGATACCGGCACCATCGCAATCTCCGGCACCACCGACGCTGCCGCGCACACTGCTTCCCTGGCCGCAATCGACGCAATCGACACCGCCCTGCAGACTATCAACGACACTCGTGCTGACCTGGGTGCTGTACAAAACCGCTTCCAGTCCACCACCAACAACCTGCAGAACATGGCTGAGAACTCCACTGCCGCTCAAGGTCGTATCCAGGATACTGACTTCGCAGCAGAAACCGCTCAGCTGACCAAGCAGCAAACTCTGCAACAAGCTTCCACCGCAGTTCTGGCTCAGGCCAACCAACTGCCATCCGCTGTACTGAAGCTGCTTCAGTAA
- a CDS encoding flagellar protein FlaG, which translates to MDMSVKLNLSYPAAKPATTVADTPAEKPRADAAAVAPVKDEKKDAGTEQDQLKMAVQEIEKFVQSVKRNLEFSIDEASGKVVVKVIASDSGEVVRQIPNEEVLKLANSLNDASSLLFSAKV; encoded by the coding sequence ATGGATATGAGCGTGAAGCTGAACTTGTCTTATCCGGCTGCGAAGCCAGCGACGACTGTTGCTGATACGCCAGCGGAGAAGCCTCGAGCCGATGCTGCTGCCGTGGCGCCGGTCAAGGATGAAAAGAAAGACGCGGGAACCGAGCAGGACCAACTGAAAATGGCCGTCCAGGAAATTGAAAAGTTCGTTCAGTCGGTCAAGCGCAATCTGGAGTTCTCGATCGACGAGGCTTCAGGAAAAGTAGTGGTCAAAGTGATTGCCAGTGACTCCGGTGAAGTGGTTCGTCAGATCCCCAACGAAGAAGTCCTGAAGCTGGCCAACAGTTTGAATGATGCAAGCAGTCTGTTGTTCAGCGCTAAAGTCTGA
- the fliD gene encoding flagellar filament capping protein FliD, producing the protein MASVILPGVGLGSGIDTAAIVKALVAADKEPKQNQITKQVTANTASISAIGQLKSALQAYQTAMNNLNSTTTPAFLGFAATSSETKFVTATSDNTAVTGNYQVVVDKLATSSKVATATFAGGASSAIPTGTLTISQNGTDYTVDVPANSTLQTVRDAINTKLQASGITANIVNDGSGSRMVIGSTTTGAGSDIVVSGIAELAVDGTQPMTAGSGGYVSALAVDAAFTVDGMSMTSKSNKVDSAVSGLSFTLVAPGTSTVTVATNTSGLKTSLQTFVDAYNTLVKTVNTLTKTTKDSDGNLTVTAPLTGDASARALLSAIRNELVTVPAGSTSQLSVLSQLGINTVQADGTLEFSSTKFTAAMDDKKLGGEIQSLFSGDTGLLARMKTAVDPYVTTDGLLDKRTKSLNAVTTTLSNQQAALDSRIASLTEALTKKYNAMDTLVGQLKATAANITSMFEAMNAQKNNS; encoded by the coding sequence ATGGCAAGTGTAATTCTACCAGGCGTTGGTCTGGGTTCTGGTATCGATACGGCAGCGATCGTCAAGGCGCTGGTGGCTGCTGATAAAGAACCGAAGCAGAACCAGATCACCAAGCAGGTGACCGCCAACACGGCTTCGATTTCCGCAATCGGGCAGTTGAAGTCCGCGTTGCAGGCCTATCAGACTGCAATGAATAACCTCAACAGCACGACCACGCCAGCCTTTCTGGGTTTTGCTGCGACCTCGTCCGAGACCAAATTCGTCACCGCGACGTCGGACAACACCGCCGTTACCGGTAACTACCAGGTCGTTGTAGATAAGCTGGCCACCAGTTCCAAAGTCGCCACGGCTACTTTTGCCGGCGGCGCCAGCAGTGCTATTCCGACTGGTACGCTGACCATCAGTCAAAATGGCACTGATTACACCGTTGATGTGCCTGCCAACTCCACGTTGCAGACCGTTCGGGATGCAATAAACACCAAGCTGCAAGCCAGCGGTATCACTGCCAACATTGTCAACGATGGCAGTGGATCGCGTATGGTTATCGGCTCGACCACCACTGGCGCGGGCTCGGATATCGTTGTCAGCGGGATCGCCGAGCTGGCGGTCGATGGTACTCAGCCGATGACGGCCGGCAGTGGTGGCTATGTTTCTGCGCTGGCTGTCGACGCGGCCTTCACGGTCGATGGCATGAGCATGACCAGCAAGTCCAACAAGGTTGACAGCGCTGTCAGCGGTTTGAGCTTCACCCTGGTTGCGCCTGGTACATCGACCGTCACTGTGGCGACCAACACCAGCGGGCTGAAGACGTCGTTACAGACGTTCGTCGACGCCTACAACACTCTGGTCAAGACCGTTAACACGCTGACCAAGACCACCAAGGATTCTGATGGCAACCTGACGGTGACCGCTCCGTTGACTGGTGATGCTTCTGCGCGTGCGTTGCTGTCGGCCATACGCAATGAGTTGGTAACTGTACCGGCGGGCTCCACCAGTCAGCTTTCGGTGCTGTCGCAATTGGGCATCAACACCGTACAGGCTGACGGTACGCTGGAGTTCAGCTCTACCAAGTTCACCGCGGCGATGGACGATAAAAAGCTGGGCGGTGAAATCCAGTCGCTGTTTTCCGGTGATACCGGTTTGCTGGCACGCATGAAGACAGCGGTTGATCCTTACGTTACGACCGATGGTCTGCTGGACAAGCGCACGAAAAGTCTCAATGCTGTGACGACCACGCTGTCCAACCAGCAAGCGGCTCTGGACTCGCGGATTGCTTCGTTGACCGAGGCGCTGACCAAAAAGTACAACGCGATGGACACCCTGGTAGGCCAGCTCAAGGCGACCGCGGCCAATATCACGTCGATGTTTGAGGCGATGAACGCCCAGAAAAACAACTCGTAG
- the fliS gene encoding flagellar export chaperone FliS: MNPMLALRQYQKIGAQAQTSEASPHRLVQMLMEGGLDRIAQAKGAMERKEIANKGLAIGKAIGIIGGLREGLDRENSAETIGKLDNLYVYMIKRLTDANIRNDATILDEVADLLRTVKDGWDAIAAPGPQF, translated from the coding sequence ATGAACCCGATGTTAGCCCTTCGGCAGTATCAGAAGATCGGTGCCCAGGCCCAGACTTCCGAAGCCAGCCCCCATCGTCTGGTGCAGATGTTGATGGAAGGCGGTCTGGATCGAATCGCCCAGGCCAAAGGCGCGATGGAGCGCAAGGAAATTGCCAACAAAGGTCTGGCCATCGGCAAGGCCATTGGCATTATCGGCGGTCTGCGTGAAGGTTTGGATCGTGAGAATTCGGCCGAAACGATCGGTAAGCTGGACAATCTGTATGTCTACATGATTAAGCGCCTGACGGACGCCAACATCCGCAACGACGCTACGATCCTCGACGAAGTCGCCGACCTGCTTCGCACGGTCAAGGACGGTTGGGATGCCATTGCCGCGCCGGGTCCGCAGTTTTAA
- a CDS encoding sigma-54 dependent transcriptional regulator, which translates to MWRETKILLIDDDSVRRRDLAVILNFLGEENLPCGSHDWQQAVGSLSSSREVICVLIGTVNAPGALLGLLKTLSTWDEFLPVLLMGDNSSIDLPEDQRRRVLSTLEMPPSYSKLLDSLHRAQVYREMYDQARERGRHREPNLFRSLVGTSRAIQHVRQMMQQVADTDASVLILGESGTGKEVVARNLHYHSKRRDAPFVPVNCGAIPAELLESELFGHEKGAFTGAITSRAGRFELANGGTLFLDEIGDMPLPMQVKLLRVLQERTFERVGSNKTQSVDVRIIAATHKNLESMIEIGTFREDLYYRLNVFPIEMAPLRERVEDIPLLMNELISRMEHEKRGSIRFNSAAIMSLCRHGWPGNVRELANLVERMAIMHPYGVIGVVELPKKFRYVDDEDEQLVDSLRSDLEERVAINGHTPDFTANALLPPEGLDLKDYLGGLEQGLIQQALDDANGIVARAAERLRIRRTTLVEKMRKYGMSRRDGDEQADD; encoded by the coding sequence ATGTGGCGTGAAACCAAAATTCTGCTGATTGATGACGATAGCGTCCGCCGCCGCGATTTGGCGGTGATTTTAAATTTTCTCGGCGAAGAAAATTTACCCTGTGGCAGCCATGACTGGCAGCAGGCGGTCGGCTCTCTGTCATCAAGTCGTGAAGTAATCTGTGTCCTCATCGGGACGGTAAATGCTCCTGGTGCACTTTTGGGCCTGTTAAAGACACTCTCAACCTGGGATGAGTTCCTTCCAGTTTTGTTAATGGGCGATAATTCTTCCATTGACTTGCCGGAAGACCAGCGTCGCCGAGTGCTTTCGACTCTCGAAATGCCGCCCAGCTACAGCAAATTGCTCGACTCGTTGCACCGTGCCCAGGTCTATCGCGAGATGTATGACCAGGCCCGTGAGCGTGGTCGTCACCGTGAACCCAATCTTTTCCGCAGCCTTGTCGGCACCAGCCGGGCGATTCAGCACGTCCGGCAGATGATGCAGCAAGTCGCCGACACCGACGCCAGTGTGCTGATCCTCGGCGAGTCCGGGACCGGCAAGGAAGTGGTCGCGCGTAATCTGCACTACCACTCCAAGCGTCGTGACGCGCCGTTCGTTCCGGTCAACTGTGGGGCGATCCCGGCCGAGTTGCTGGAAAGCGAATTGTTCGGCCACGAGAAGGGCGCCTTCACCGGAGCGATCACCAGTCGTGCCGGGCGTTTCGAGCTGGCCAATGGCGGTACCTTGTTCCTCGACGAAATCGGCGACATGCCGCTGCCGATGCAGGTCAAGCTGCTGCGTGTCTTGCAGGAACGCACCTTCGAGCGCGTGGGTAGCAACAAGACCCAAAGTGTCGATGTGCGGATCATTGCGGCGACCCACAAGAATCTCGAAAGCATGATCGAGATCGGCACCTTCCGCGAAGATCTCTACTATCGCCTGAACGTGTTCCCGATCGAGATGGCGCCTTTGCGCGAACGCGTCGAAGACATTCCGCTGCTGATGAACGAGTTGATTTCGCGCATGGAGCACGAGAAGCGCGGTTCGATCCGTTTCAATTCGGCGGCGATCATGTCGCTGTGCCGTCACGGTTGGCCGGGCAACGTTCGCGAGCTGGCCAACCTGGTGGAGCGCATGGCGATCATGCACCCGTACGGGGTGATCGGCGTGGTCGAGTTGCCGAAGAAATTCCGCTACGTCGATGACGAAGACGAGCAACTGGTCGACAGCCTGCGCAGCGATCTTGAAGAGCGGGTGGCCATCAACGGTCATACCCCGGACTTCACCGCCAATGCGCTGCTGCCGCCGGAAGGCCTGGACCTGAAGGACTACCTCGGCGGTCTGGAACAAGGGCTGATTCAGCAGGCCCTGGATGATGCCAATGGCATCGTTGCGCGGGCGGCCGAACGGCTGCGGATTCGTCGCACCACGCTGGTGGAGAAGATGCGCAAGTACGGCATGAGTCGTCGTGACGGTGATGAACAGGCGGATGATTGA
- a CDS encoding sensor histidine kinase: MSPALDAPGQPSSVEQASGLGLEQAFALFNQMSSQLTDSYSMLEARVTELKGELAVVSAQRMQELAEKERLANRLQNLLDLLPGGVIVIDAQGIVREANPAASELLGQPLEGELWRHVIARCFAPREDDGHEISLKDGRRLSIATRSLDAEPGQLVLLNDLTETRHLQDQLARHERLSSLGRMVASLAHQIRTPLSAALLYASHLTEQELPVETQQRFAGRLKERLHELEHQVRDMLVFARGELPLTDRVTPKMLMQSLQAAALTHVQDLPIRWQCDSHAGELLCNRDTLVGAILNLIENAVQASAGDVRLKVHLYTRGNNLRLCVSDSGSGIDTKVLARLGEPFFTTKTTGTGLGLTVVKAVARAHQGELQLRSRPGRGTCAQVILPLFSGEQPSAQGVK, from the coding sequence ATGTCTCCTGCCCTTGATGCTCCGGGGCAACCGTCGTCCGTAGAGCAGGCAAGCGGGCTTGGCCTTGAGCAGGCGTTTGCGCTGTTCAACCAGATGTCGAGCCAATTGACCGATTCCTACAGCATGCTCGAAGCCCGGGTCACCGAGCTTAAGGGGGAGCTGGCGGTGGTCAGTGCTCAGCGCATGCAGGAGCTGGCGGAAAAAGAACGCCTGGCTAATCGCCTGCAAAATCTCCTCGATCTGTTGCCTGGCGGTGTCATCGTCATCGACGCCCAAGGCATCGTGCGCGAAGCCAATCCCGCCGCAAGCGAACTGCTCGGCCAGCCCCTCGAAGGCGAGCTGTGGCGTCATGTGATTGCCCGATGCTTTGCACCGCGCGAAGACGACGGTCATGAAATCTCCCTCAAGGACGGTCGGCGTTTGTCGATCGCCACGCGCTCGCTGGATGCCGAGCCCGGTCAGTTGGTGCTACTCAACGACCTGACTGAAACCCGTCACCTGCAAGATCAACTGGCTCGTCATGAGCGGCTGTCGTCTCTGGGTCGTATGGTCGCGTCGTTGGCTCATCAGATTCGCACACCGTTGTCCGCTGCATTGCTCTATGCCAGTCATTTGACTGAGCAGGAGTTGCCGGTCGAGACCCAGCAGCGTTTTGCCGGGCGCCTGAAAGAACGTTTGCATGAGCTGGAACACCAGGTTCGCGACATGCTGGTGTTCGCTCGCGGCGAGCTGCCGCTGACCGATCGCGTCACCCCCAAGATGCTGATGCAGTCGCTGCAAGCGGCAGCGCTGACCCATGTTCAGGACCTGCCGATTCGCTGGCAGTGCGACAGTCATGCCGGTGAGTTGTTGTGCAATCGCGACACCTTGGTTGGGGCGATCCTCAATCTGATCGAGAACGCTGTTCAGGCCAGCGCCGGCGATGTTCGTTTGAAGGTTCACCTGTATACCCGCGGCAATAACCTGCGCTTGTGCGTCAGCGACAGCGGCAGTGGCATCGACACGAAGGTGCTGGCGCGTTTGGGTGAGCCGTTTTTTACCACTAAAACCACCGGCACCGGCCTGGGTCTGACCGTGGTCAAGGCGGTGGCCCGTGCTCATCAGGGAGAATTGCAGTTGCGTTCGCGGCCGGGTCGCGGCACTTGCGCGCAGGTGATCTTGCCGCTTTTTTCGGGTGAACAGCCTAGCGCTCAGGGAGTGAAGTGA
- a CDS encoding sigma-54-dependent transcriptional regulator — MAIKVLLVEDDRALREALADTLLLAGHDYTAVGSAEEALTAVGAEAFNLVLSDVNMPGMDGHQLLGLLRARQPQLPVLLMTAHGAVERAVDAMRQGAADYLVKPFEPKALLDLVARHALGNLGATESEGPVAFEPASAQLLELAARVARSDSTVLISGESGTGKEVLARYIHQHSHRASQPFIAINCAAIPDNMLEATLFGHEKGSFTGAIAAQAGKFEQADGGTILLDEISEMPLGLQAKLLRVLQEREVERVGARKPITLDIRVVATTNRDLAAEVAAGRFREDLYYRLSVFPLAWRPLRERTADILPLAERLLAKHVNKMKHAAAKLSPEAQACLISYPWPGNVRELDNAIQRALILQQGGLIQPQDFCLAGPVVCAPLPTLAPTPVRAIEVEAESAGALGDDLRRREFQMIIDTLRSERGRRKEAAERLGISPRTLRYKLAQMRDAGMDVEAYLFAT, encoded by the coding sequence ATGGCCATCAAGGTTTTACTGGTCGAGGATGACCGCGCGCTACGGGAAGCATTGGCCGATACGCTGTTGCTTGCCGGGCACGATTACACGGCGGTCGGTTCGGCGGAGGAGGCACTGACAGCGGTCGGCGCCGAGGCATTTAACCTGGTGCTCAGTGACGTCAACATGCCGGGCATGGACGGTCATCAACTGCTGGGATTGCTGCGGGCTCGTCAGCCGCAGTTGCCGGTGTTGCTGATGACCGCTCACGGCGCTGTCGAGCGCGCGGTCGACGCCATGCGTCAGGGCGCGGCGGATTATCTGGTCAAGCCGTTCGAACCCAAAGCCTTGCTCGATCTGGTGGCGCGTCACGCACTGGGCAATCTCGGCGCGACCGAGAGTGAAGGGCCTGTGGCGTTCGAGCCCGCCAGTGCGCAATTGCTGGAGTTGGCCGCGCGGGTGGCGCGCAGTGATTCCACGGTGTTGATCTCCGGTGAGTCCGGGACCGGCAAGGAAGTGCTGGCGCGTTACATCCATCAGCACTCTCACCGCGCCAGCCAGCCGTTCATTGCGATCAACTGTGCAGCGATCCCGGACAACATGCTCGAAGCCACCTTGTTCGGTCACGAAAAGGGTTCGTTCACCGGCGCCATCGCGGCGCAGGCCGGCAAGTTCGAACAGGCCGATGGCGGCACGATCCTGCTCGATGAAATCTCCGAAATGCCCCTCGGCCTTCAAGCCAAATTACTGCGGGTATTGCAGGAGCGTGAAGTCGAGCGAGTCGGCGCACGCAAGCCGATCACGCTGGACATCCGAGTGGTCGCCACCACCAACCGTGACCTGGCCGCTGAAGTGGCGGCGGGGCGTTTTCGTGAAGACCTTTACTATCGCCTGTCGGTGTTTCCGCTGGCCTGGCGTCCGCTGCGCGAGCGCACCGCCGACATCCTGCCGCTGGCCGAGCGTCTGCTGGCCAAACACGTCAATAAAATGAAGCATGCCGCGGCGAAGCTCTCGCCCGAGGCGCAGGCGTGCCTGATCAGTTATCCGTGGCCGGGCAACGTGCGTGAACTGGATAACGCGATCCAGCGTGCCTTGATTCTGCAGCAGGGCGGCTTGATCCAGCCGCAGGATTTCTGTCTGGCCGGGCCTGTGGTGTGTGCGCCGTTACCGACATTGGCGCCGACGCCCGTGCGCGCAATAGAAGTCGAAGCCGAATCGGCGGGCGCTCTCGGCGATGACCTGCGGCGCCGTGAATTCCAGATGATTATTGACACCTTGCGCTCCGAGCGCGGTCGTCGCAAAGAAGCCGCCGAGCGGCTGGGCATCAGCCCGCGCACCTTGCGCTACAAGCTGGCGCAGATGCGTGACGCCGGAATGGACGTGGAAGCGTACTTGTTCGCCACGTAA
- the fliE gene encoding flagellar hook-basal body complex protein FliE: MSQGIEFNRLMLDMRSMQMDAMSAPKSTAAVPELGGSSFSDMLGQAVNKVNDTQQASSQLASAFEIGKSGVDLTDVMISSQKASVSFQALTQVRNKLVQAYQDIMQMPV; this comes from the coding sequence ATGAGCCAAGGTATTGAATTCAATCGGTTGATGCTGGACATGCGCTCCATGCAAATGGATGCGATGTCTGCGCCGAAATCGACTGCCGCAGTCCCTGAACTGGGTGGCAGCAGCTTTTCCGACATGCTCGGTCAGGCCGTCAATAAAGTGAACGACACCCAGCAGGCGTCCAGTCAGTTGGCCAGTGCCTTCGAGATCGGTAAAAGCGGCGTCGACCTGACAGACGTGATGATTTCTTCACAGAAGGCCAGCGTGTCTTTTCAGGCGCTGACCCAAGTGCGTAACAAGCTGGTTCAGGCTTACCAAGACATCATGCAGATGCCGGTTTAA
- the fliF gene encoding flagellar basal-body MS-ring/collar protein FliF: MAEAIADNVPAKATPIDGKPPLFGLSFLENLSEMTMLRQVGLLVGLAASVAIGFAVVLWSQQPDYRPLYGSLAGMDAKQVMETLAAADIPYTVEPNSGALLVKADDLSRARLKLAGAGVTPSDGNIGFEILDKEQGLGTSQFMEATRYRRGLEGELARTISSLNNVKGARVHLAIPKSSVFVRDERKPSASVLVELYSGRSLEPGQVVAIINLVATSVPELSKSQITVVDQKGNLLSDQAENSELTMAGKQFDYSRRMESMLTQRVHNILQPVLGNDRYKAEVSADVDFSAVESTSEQFNPDQPALRSEQSVNEQRTASNGPQGVPGALSNQPPSPASAPQTTGGATASAGMVQPGQPLLDANGQQIMDPATGQPMLAPYPADKRQQSTKNFELDRSISHTKQQQGRLNRLSVSVVVDDQVKVNAANGETTRAPWSADELARFTRLVQDAVGFDASRGDSVSVINMPFSAERGEAIAEIPFYSQPWFWDIVKQVLGVLFILVLVFGVLRPVLNNITGGGKDKQLAGLGSDVELGGMGGLDGELANDRVSLGGPTSILLPSPSEGYDAQLNAIKSLVAEDPGRVAQVVKEWINADE, encoded by the coding sequence ATGGCAGAAGCAATCGCCGATAATGTTCCGGCCAAGGCCACTCCAATAGACGGCAAACCGCCGCTGTTCGGATTGTCCTTCCTGGAAAACCTCTCCGAGATGACCATGTTGCGTCAGGTGGGCCTGTTGGTCGGCCTGGCTGCGAGCGTGGCGATTGGCTTTGCCGTGGTGTTGTGGTCCCAGCAGCCAGACTACCGGCCTCTGTACGGCAGCCTTGCCGGTATGGACGCCAAGCAGGTCATGGAAACCCTGGCCGCAGCCGACATTCCCTATACCGTTGAACCGAACTCAGGTGCCTTGCTGGTCAAGGCCGATGACCTGTCCCGTGCACGGCTCAAGCTCGCGGGCGCTGGTGTCACTCCCAGCGACGGCAACATCGGTTTCGAGATCCTCGACAAGGAGCAGGGGCTGGGTACCAGCCAGTTCATGGAAGCGACCCGTTATCGTCGCGGCCTCGAAGGCGAACTGGCCCGAACCATTTCCAGCCTGAACAACGTCAAAGGTGCCCGCGTGCACCTGGCGATTCCGAAAAGTTCGGTGTTCGTGCGAGATGAACGCAAGCCCAGCGCTTCGGTTCTGGTTGAACTCTATTCCGGTCGCTCGCTGGAGCCGGGCCAGGTCGTCGCCATCATCAATCTGGTGGCGACCAGCGTTCCCGAGCTGAGCAAGTCGCAGATCACCGTGGTCGACCAGAAGGGCAACCTGCTGTCGGATCAGGCGGAAAACTCCGAACTGACCATGGCCGGCAAGCAATTCGATTACAGCCGCCGCATGGAAAGCATGCTCACCCAGCGTGTGCACAACATTCTGCAACCGGTGCTGGGCAACGACCGCTATAAAGCCGAAGTCTCGGCTGATGTGGATTTCAGCGCCGTCGAGTCGACTTCCGAGCAGTTCAACCCGGATCAGCCGGCATTGCGCAGTGAGCAATCGGTCAACGAACAACGCACTGCCAGCAATGGTCCGCAAGGTGTGCCGGGTGCCCTGAGCAACCAGCCGCCATCGCCGGCCTCGGCGCCGCAAACCACCGGTGGCGCCACCGCGTCGGCCGGCATGGTGCAACCAGGCCAGCCGTTGCTCGATGCCAACGGTCAGCAAATCATGGACCCGGCCACCGGGCAGCCGATGCTGGCGCCGTACCCGGCCGACAAGCGTCAACAATCCACCAAGAACTTCGAACTCGACCGTTCCATCAGCCATACCAAACAACAGCAGGGCCGTTTGAATCGCCTGTCGGTGTCGGTAGTGGTGGATGACCAAGTCAAGGTCAATGCGGCCAATGGCGAAACGACTCGTGCGCCGTGGAGCGCCGATGAATTGGCGCGCTTCACTCGTCTGGTGCAGGACGCGGTCGGTTTCGACGCCAGCCGTGGCGACAGCGTCAGTGTGATCAACATGCCGTTCTCCGCCGAGCGCGGTGAAGCGATCGCCGAGATTCCGTTCTATTCCCAGCCGTGGTTCTGGGACATCGTCAAGCAAGTGCTGGGTGTGTTGTTCATCCTGGTGCTGGTATTCGGCGTGCTGCGTCCGGTGCTCAACAACATCACCGGTGGCGGCAAAGACAAGCAACTCGCTGGCCTGGGTAGCGACGTCGAGCTCGGTGGCATGGGCGGCCTGGACGGTGAACTGGCCAACGACCGCGTCAGCCTCGGTGGCCCGACCAGCATCCTGCTGCCGAGCCCGAGCGAAGGCTATGACGCACAGTTGAACGCAATCAAGAGTCTGGTGGCAGAAGATCCGGGTCGCGTGGCCCAGGTCGTGAAAGAGTGGATTAACGCAGATGAGTGA